The genomic stretch AGCTGCCCGTTGTCGTACTCGGCCTCGTAGCTCACACCGTCGATCAGGATGTCGCCTCCCGGAATGAACGACAACCCCACGGATGCCTCGACGAACCAAGGCGACTTCCCGGCCGACACCGACGCCGCCCCCGAACCTTCCGTCTGGGCCGCCAGTTCGGAACCGGCCGGCACGATCAGGACCGCAAACAGCGCAGACTTCCACGACACCCGGCTCCGACCCCACGCCCCGTTCTCTTTCCCCTTCTTGGCGATTGTCTTCATGGCGAAACGATCGAGGTGCCCCGGAGGCGACGCGTGCTGCCTCGCCAGCCACCGATGGTGGTGCGGAAGTGCACCGGGCCGTCCTCGACCACGCGCAGTCTACGGAACCGCGCGTGAACGGAGCGTTAACGGCCCGTGGACGCGGGGAGAATTCATTTGGCCGGGATCCAAAAACGCTTCAGGCCACCTCTCCTGCCCCCTGTGCAGGTACTTTCGACGTGAACTCACCCCGGCGGACGCGCGAAGATACCCCCGTTGCCCGAACTGCCCTCCATCGCCCGCTGGGATCTCGCCGAGACGAGCGGCCTGCTCGCCCACCCGGCGGTGCGCCTGCTGCGCAGCCCCAACGCCGCCTTCACGCTCACGTTCCTCCACCGCGCATTCAAAGAGCACCAGACCGTCTCGGTCCCCGAATCGCACCTGCGCGCGCGGCTCGCGAACTTCCTCGATGAGGCCCGCGTGCTCGAGCCCGGCGGCTATACCCAGTCAGCCGCCGACTACCTCGCCGCCTGGTGCGGGGAGGAGCAACTCCTGCTCAAGAAACTCTTCAGCGAGGAGGCCGAGGAGCCGGTCTTCGAACTCACCAAGGCCGCGGAGCGCGCCATGCGCTGGCTCGAGGATCTGCAGGCGCGCCCGTTCGTCGGGGCCGAGTCGCGTCTCGAGCTGATCTTCCGCCAGCTCGAGGAGATCGCCCTGCTCGCCTCGCCCGACACCGAGCGCCGTCTCGCCGCGCTGCAGGCGCAGCAAGCCGCGCTCCAGGCCGAGATCGATGCCCTCCAAGCCGGCGGTGCCGCCGCCACGCTCACGCCAGTGCAGCTCACCGAGCGCTTCGCCAACACGCTCGATCTCGCCCGCGCGCTCACCAGCGACTTTCGCGAACTCGAGGACAACTTCAAGGAAGTCGCCCGCGCCCTCGCCGAGGCGCAGGCCCGGCCCGGCGCCACCAAGGGCCGGATCGTCGGCCAGTTGCTCGACACCCACGCCGCGCTAAAGGAGTCGCCGCAGGGCCAGAGTTTCTACGCCTTCTGGAATCTGCTCTGCTCGCCCGAGCGGCAGCAGCGCCTGCGCGACCTCGTGCGCTCCGCCTACCAGCTCGAGGCGATCGACACCAGCCTGCGCGGCAACCGCCTGCTCGAGCGCCTCTCCTCGCGCCTGCTCGTGGAGGGCGAGCGTGTGGTGCGGTCCAACGAACGCACCGCCGCCACCCTGCGCCGCGCACTCGAGAGCGCGATCAGCGGCGAGGATCAACGCCTGCGCCAGCTCGTGCGCGAAATCCAGCAGCTCGCCCTCGCCTGCCGCGATGCGCCGCCCGAGGAGGAGGATTTCTTCGATCTGCCCGCGCCGCCCCAGGTGTTTGGCTCGTTCAGCCGCGGCTCCTGGGAACCGGATACCGCCGGTCGCGTGGCCGGCGCACTCACCCTCGCCGCGCACACGCTCGACCTCGCCCTCGTCGAACGCTTCCGCGCCCTCACCGATCTCAACCTCGCCCGCCTGCGCGAGCACATCCGCGCCTGCCTGCTCGGCTCCTCCACGGTGCTCCTGTCCGACGTGCTCGCGCGTTTTCCGCCGCGCGACGGGGTGCTCGAGGTGGTCGGCTACCTCGTCATCGCCCTGCAGGACGCGGCCCACTACGTGCCCGCCGACCAGTTCGCCGAGGTCCTTCTCACCGGCGACGCAGATGGCGCGGGGGCCCCGGCGCTCTGGCGCGTGCCCCAGGTGCTCTTCGGCCGCGCCGCCTGAACCACCACCGCCACCGACCCGCCATCCAGACCATGGATACATCACCCGCCTTCCCCGAACGCTCCTTCGTGCTGGCGCGGCTGCTCGTCGAGCCGCTCTACCGCGAGGACGGTGCGCTCTGGGAGACGCTTCGCGCCGAGCGCGAGACGGTCGCCCACTACTTCCGCCAGCTCGGGCAGGAGCTGGTCATCGACGAGGGCGAAGGCTACGCCTTCCTCCGCCAGATCGAGCCCGAGGGCGGCGAGCGCGTGCCGCGCGTCGGCCGCCGCCAGCCGCTCGGCTACACCGCCACGCTCCTGCTCGTATGCCTGCGCGAGGAGCTGGCGCGCTTCGACGCGGCTCCCGGCGATTCGACCCGCCTGGTGCTCACGCGCCCGCAGATCCGCGAACTCGCCGGCCAGTTCCTGCGCGAATCCAACAACCAGGTACGCGACATCCGCGCCCTCGACACCGCCCTGCGCCGGATCGAGGAGCTCGGCTTCGTGCGCGCCTTTGGCGCCGCCGAATCCGACACCTTCGAAGTGATGCGCATCCTCAAGGCCCGCTTCGGCCCGGCCGAGCTCGAGGATGTGAAACAAAAACTCATCCGCCATGCCGCCGAACGAGGAGCTTGATCTTTTCGCCGCCGAAGCGGCGCCCGCGGACGGCGGCAGCACGACGCCCCCGGCCCGCCCCCCGGGCTTTCGCCTCGAGCGGATCGAACTGCTCAACTGGGGCACGTTCCACGGCGAGGTGCAGGTTTTCGATGCAGCCGGCGGCTGGGCCCTGCTCGTCGGTGACAACGGCTCGGGCAAGTCCACCGCCATCGACGCGCTGCGCACGCTCCTCGTGCCGCCACGGTTTCTCAACTACAACGACGCCTCCGGCGACGGCCGCCGCCCCGGCGCCCGCGACCGTACCCGCCGCTCCTACGTGCGCGGCGCCTGGGCCAGCACGAGCACGACCGACTCCACCGCCGCCACCACTACGTTCTTGCGCGAGCCCGGCGTGCTCACGGTGATCGCTGCGACCTTCATCGACCCGCGGCGTGGCGCCCACGCCACCCTCGCCCAGATCCTCTGGGAGCACGGCGACCAGATCCGCGAGATCTACGCCACTGCACCCGGCCGGCGCAGCCTGCGCGACCTCGTCGGCACGCATGCAAACACACACGAGATCCGCCGTGCCGCCCGCCGTGCCGGCTGGCTGCTCGAGGACAGCTTCGCCGCCTACGCGGAGCGTTTTCGCGGGCTGCTCCACATCCCCGGCGAAAAGGCCCTGGAGGTGTTCAACCGCGCCATCGGGATGAAGGAGGTCGGCGACATCGATGCGTTTGTGCGGCAGTTCATGCTGCCCGCCGCGGACACCTACCCCTTCATTCGCGACACGCTCCAGCCCCACTACCGCACCCTGCTCGATTGCTGGTCGGCGATCGAGCGCGCCGAGAAGCAGGCCACCCTGCTGCGACCCATTGCCGAGGCCGCCACGCGTATCGAGTCGGGTGAGACGCGCATCGAGGGCTGGCGCCGCCTCCAGGAGCACGCGCGCCCGTGGTTCGCCCACCGGCACCTCGCGCTCCTGCGCGAGCACGCGGCCGGCCTCGCCGCCAGCCTGGCCGCCGGGGAGTCCTTGCGTGCCCGGGTCTCGGATACACTTTCCACGCGCCGGGCCGAGCGCGACGAGGTCAACGCCGCCATCGCCGGCTCCGATGCCGGGGCCCGCCTCCAGGCGATCCGCCGCGAACTCGAGCAGGCCGAGCAGGCCCTCCAGCGTGCCCGCCACCGTCGCAGCCAGCTCGACCGGCCGGCCACCCTGCTCGGTGCCGCGCCCGCGCTCACCTCGGCCGCCGCCTTCCTCGCCGCCCGCCCCGGCTGGGAGACGCAGGCGGCCGACGAGGTCCGCGCCGCCACCGCCGCCGACGACGCCCGGGCCGCGCACCAGCACGAGCAACTGCTCGCCCTCGGCATCCTTCGCGACAAGCAGGAGGAGCTCGAGAGTGTCGAGCGGCACCGTGTGAACATCCCACGCGAATTTCTCGGCCTGCGCGCCCGCCTCGCCGCCGCCGTCGGCGCAAATCCCGAACAGATGCCCTTTGCCGGCGAGTTGATCGAGGTGCGCGAGGACTACGCCGCCTGGACCGGCGCGATCGAGCGCCTGCTGCGCGGGTTCGGTCTCTCCCTCCTGGTGCCCGAGGCTCTCTACCGCCGCGCCGCCGAGTACATCAACACCACCGCGCTCGGCCTGCGCCTGGTCTTTCACCGCGTGCCCGCGGCTCCCGTCGCCGCACCCGCCCTCTCCGCCGATCGCGTGCCCGGCCGCCTGGAGTTTCGCACCGAGCATCCCCTCCACCTCTGGGTCGCGGCCGAGCTGGTGCGGCGCTTCAACCACCGCTGCTGCGACTCCATCGCCGAGCTCGAGAGCGTGGACCACGGCCTCACCCGCGAGGGCCTCGTGCGCGACCGCACCCGCCACACCAAGGACGACGCCCGCTCCATCGACGATCCCGGGGCGCGCATCCTCGGCTGGTCGACCGAGCGCAAGATCGCCGCCCTGCGTCGCCAGATCGTGGAGACCGAGGCCCGCGCCCGCGCCGCAGGCGAAGCGGCCGCCGCACAGGCCCGTGCCGCCGGCACCGCGCGCGAACGCGCCGAAGCCGCCCGCGCCCTGCTCGCCATCGCCGACTTCGCCGAGATCGACCCCGCCCGCTGGCAGGCCGAGATCCTTCGCCTGCAGACCGAGCGGCAGGAACTCGAGCGCAGCTCCGACCAGCTCCGCACGCTGCAGTCGCGCCTGCGCGAGCTCGACGCCGCCATCGCCGCCGCCGACCGCGAGCTGCAGGCCCACCTTGCCGCCATCAGCCGCCTCCAGGAGAAGCTCGAGCAGTGCCGCCAGCGGATGGCCGCGCGCGAGCGCCTCCTCGAGACCGCCGCTGATTTCGATCCTGCGGCGGTCGCCGAGGCGTTCGCCGAGCTCGCCGCCGACCTGCCCGCGCTCGACCTCGACAACGCCGAAGAACTCACCCAGCGCGCGCAGTCCAGCCTGCAGGGCCGCATCAGCAACGAGCAGCGCAAGGTCAACGAAGCCACCGCCACCCTCGTCGCCGGGCAGAGCGCCTTTCTCGGCGAGTTTCCCGAGTACCGCCAGACCCTCGACATCGGCGCCGCCTATGCCGCCAGCTACGCCGCGGTGCTCGCGCGCATCGAGCGCGACGACCTGCCCCAGCATCGCGAACGCTTCGAGCACTACCTCAATGAAAACCTCGTCGGCGACCTGCTCATGCTCGAGCGACGCCTCGCCGACCACCAGGAGGCGCTCGAGGAGCGCATCGCCGAGATCAACCAGGCGCTCCGCGGGATTGACTACAGCGACTCGACCTACGTCGAACTCCGGCTCACCGCGCGCCCGCACGTCGAGGTCGCCGATTTCCGCCGCGCCCTCAAGAGCTGCTTCGAACACGGCATCGCCCCGGCGCCCGAGGAGCGCCTGCGCATCTTCGAGCGCGTGCGCTCCCTGCTCGAGCAATTCCAGCGCGATCCCGAGGGCACGCAGCGGATCACCGACGTGCGCCAGTGGTTCGCCGCCGCCGTGCGCGAGCTGCGCCGCGCCGACGGTGCCGAGGTCAACTACTACGCCGCCACCACCGGCAAGTCCGGTGGCCAGAAGGCCCGCCTCGCCTTCACCATCCTCGCCTCCGCCCTCGCCGCCCAATACGGCCTGTCCACGGCCGCTGACGACGCGCCGAACTTCCGCCTCGTGGTCATCGACGAGGCCTTCTCACGCACCGACGAAACCAACTCCACCCGCGCGATGGAGCTGTTCGCCCGCCTCGGCTTCCAGGTCGTGATCGTCGGGCCCTTCGATGCCAAGGCCAAGCTCGCCGTGCCCTTCGTGCAGACGATCCATCTCGCCGCCAACCCCGCCGGCAACGCCTCCCGCCTCGTCTCGCTCACCCGCGAACAGCTCGACGAGGCCGCACCCGCGCACGCACCGACCGCGTAGCGACCTCCATGAACCTCGTACGATTGCCAGCCAAGGTGGGGCGTGCTCTCCGAGTGCGCCGCAGACACCGTTGCGCATTCGCGGCGGGGTCGGAGATTCCGCCCTACCTCGGGTGCTACGAAGGTGAAGTGGACAACAGAGTCTACGGCGTGTCTTCAAACTCCTGCTGCAGGGCCCGTTCCGAGGCCGCACACGCGGCCGACAAGACCGGCGGCGCAGCCGACCGGAACACTTGCTCGTGGCCGCTTCGGTCGCGTGGGCACCAGACGGCCACGACCAAGGTCGGGCCCTACAAGCTGCGACACCTCGGCTTTTCCGAGTCTGCGGCACGGTTTGAAAACACGCCGTAGCAGCCGAATTCACCAGTCCGCTCCGCCTCGCTCCGCCCGCATGCTCGACCCCGCCGACATCCTCGCCGCCGCCCGCCGCAAATGGCCGGCCGCGCTGCGCGCCCTCGCCACCGGCGACTCCATCTTTCCCCTACAGATCCCCTTCGGGCGTCCGCGCCCCACGGCCGATTTCGCCGCGCTCAAGCGCGAGATCGAGGCGCTGGCCGCCGCCGACGTGGCATGGACCATCGCGTGGGAGACGATCGAGACACGCCGCTGGGGTCGCCAGCGCTGGCCCATGCGCGTGAGTTTCGCCACCCTCGACGACCTCGCGGCCGCACTCGGCACGACCCGCGAACTCACCGCCGTGCGCACCGCGCTGGCCGAAGCCCGCGCCGTCTGCGCGCCGCTCGAGCCGTGGCTGCAGACGCGCGCCCACCGCATCCCCGAGCATCTCGACGCCTGGTCGAGCCTCGTGTCCGTGTGCGCGTGGTTCGATGCTCATCCTCGTCCCGAATGCTTCCCGCGTCAGGTGCCGGTCGCCGACATCGACACCAAATTCATCGAGACGCACACGGGCATCCTCCGCGAACTGCTCGACGTCGTGCTCGGTGACCGCATCAACGCCGCCGGTACGACCTTCGCGCAGCGCTTCCACCTGCGCACGGAGCCGGCCGTGGTGCGGTTTCGCTTCCTCGACGACACCCTGCGCGCCGCCGGCGGCTGGCCGGTGACCGAGGCGACAATTCCCGCGCATGCATTCGCGGCGCTGCCGTGGTCCATCCCGCGTGTGCTCGTGGTGGAGAACCGCGACGTCTTTCTCTGCCTGCCGCCGGTCCCGCGCACACTCGCGATCTTCGGCGCCGGCAAGGCGGCCGCGCTGCTCCCCGCCTGCGCCTGGCTCCACCGCGCCGACGTCGTGTATTGGGGCGACTGCGACGAAGCGGGCTACGGCATCCTCTCCGCCCTGCGCGCCGCCTTCCCGCACACGCGCAGCCTGCTCATGGACGAGCCCGCCTGGACGCGCTGGCGCCACCTCGCCGGCCCCGGCCGCCGCGACCCCGCCGCCACGCACACGCACCTCACCGCCACCGAGGCCGCCGTGCTCCGTGAAGTGCAGCACGGCCCCCTCCTCCTCGAGCAGGAGCGCATCCCACCGGCCGGGGCCGAGGCGGCGATCCTGGCCGCGTTTCAAGGCTTGCCCAGCCTCGGTGGCTGATCTGGAGGGACGAGCTCTGTCTCGTCCGAGCGCGTCCGCCGTCCGCACGGAGGCGGGCCCTCCCCAGACGACCGTGGTCGCGAAGCATTTTCACCGGTCCGACAGACCCGCGTTGACCGCTTCCCGCTCCCCCGTGAACACTACCTTCTCGCGATGAGCCAAGCACCCCTCCCCGAACGCCTGCCACTGACCTCCCCCGATCTCGCGACTGAACGCCTCGCCCGCCTGCGCGAGCTCCTGCCCGGGGCGATCGTCGAGGGCAAGATCGTGCCCGAGCGCCTCGCCGAGCTGGTCGGCGCCAATCAGGTCGCGACGCAAGCCGAGCGCTATGGCCTGAGCTACGCTGGCCGCGGCGAGGCGGTGCGCGAGATGCTCGCGCCCAGCAACGGCACGCTCCGTCCCGACCGCGAAGCCTCGGAGAATTAGGACGCTACCACAGCGACGGGCTCAAGATGATGCACCCGCGCCTCGCCCTCGCCCGCAACCTCCTCAAGGACGACGGCGTGATCTTCGTCTCCATCGACGACCACGAGGTGCACAACCTGCGGCTGCTCATGGACGAGGTCTTCGGGGAGGAGAATTTTGTCGGGCAGATTCTCTGGCGGGCCCGCAATTTCGCAGACGCCCGGCCACAGCGCGGCTTGTCGGTGGACCACGAATACATGGTGGTTTACGGAAGGACCGAACAATCGCGGATCTCGGGGAAACAACGGGACGAGGGCAAGTATTCGAATCCCGACAACGATCAGCGAGGTCCGTGGACAAGCTGCAGTCTTCTCGGAAAGGCGACCGCCGATCAACGGCCCAATCTTCACTATCGAGTCGTCCATCCGGAAACAGGAGAGATTTTCAATCCACCTACGGAGACCGGCTGGATCTGCCGCCCCGAGACATTCCAACAGAAGATCATCGAGAAGCGCATCCTATGACCGAAGAAGCCCGGCGGGCGCCCGCGCGAGAAGGTCTTCCTGCACGAATTGAAGTCTGGCACCCTGGGTTTCCCCAGCCTCGTGGACGGAATATTCACGAGTGATGGAGCCGTAGAGATGCGGTCTCTGTTTGATGCCCAGATCTTTTCGTTCCCGAAGCCGTCGTTACTCCTCAGGGAGGTCTTGAATCAAGGCTGCGGCACTTCCGACCTCGTCCTCGACTTCTTCGCCGGCAGCGGCACGACGGCGCATGCGGTGCTCGAGCTGAACAAGCAGGATGGCGGCAACCGCAAGTTCATCCTCGTGCAGTATCCCGAGCCGACCGGGCGCAGCGATACGCTCAAGACCATCGCCGACATCACGCGCGAACGCGTCCGGCGGGTGATCCGGAAGTTAACCCCAGCGGACACTGAGAACACGGAGACCGAACAGAAGGAGTTGGCGCTGGATAGAGCCTCTGGGTCCTCAGCGCCCTCCGCGGTGAAATCCGTTCCGGGCTTCCGCGCCTACCGGCTCGACGATTCCAACTTCAAACTCTGGGATGGCACCCGCGCACCGCGAGACGGCGCCGCGCTCGGCCAGCAACTCGAGATGCTCGCCGACAACGTGCGCGCCGACCGCGGCGACGACGACCTCCTCGCCGAGATCATCCTCAAGTGCGGCCACCCCGGCGTGACCCTCGGCTCGCCTGGGGAGATCCGCACGATCGCCGGGCAAGCCGTCCATCTTCTCGCAAACGGCAGTCTCGCCATTTGCCTGGGCCGCGCGCTCACGCTGGAAATCCTGCGCGGCATCATCGCCAGCGGCCCCACGCGTGTGCTCTGCCTCGACTGCGGCTTCGCCGGCAACGACGAACTCAAGACCAACACCCTGCTCGAAATGCAGAGCCACGGCAT from Opitutales bacterium ASA1 encodes the following:
- a CDS encoding DUF3375 domain-containing protein, translated to MPELPSIARWDLAETSGLLAHPAVRLLRSPNAAFTLTFLHRAFKEHQTVSVPESHLRARLANFLDEARVLEPGGYTQSAADYLAAWCGEEQLLLKKLFSEEAEEPVFELTKAAERAMRWLEDLQARPFVGAESRLELIFRQLEEIALLASPDTERRLAALQAQQAALQAEIDALQAGGAAATLTPVQLTERFANTLDLARALTSDFRELEDNFKEVARALAEAQARPGATKGRIVGQLLDTHAALKESPQGQSFYAFWNLLCSPERQQRLRDLVRSAYQLEAIDTSLRGNRLLERLSSRLLVEGERVVRSNERTAATLRRALESAISGEDQRLRQLVREIQQLALACRDAPPEEEDFFDLPAPPQVFGSFSRGSWEPDTAGRVAGALTLAAHTLDLALVERFRALTDLNLARLREHIRACLLGSSTVLLSDVLARFPPRDGVLEVVGYLVIALQDAAHYVPADQFAEVLLTGDADGAGAPALWRVPQVLFGRAA
- a CDS encoding hypothetical protein (possible pseudo due to internal stop codon) → MDTSPAFPERSFVLARLLVEPLYREDGALWETLRAERETVAHYFRQLGQELVIDEGEGYAFLRQIEPEGGERVPRVGRRQPLGYTATLLLVCLREELARFDAAPGDSTRLVLTRPQIRELAGQFLRESNNQVRDIRALDTALRRIEELGFVRAFGAAESDTFEVMRILKARFGPAELEDVKQKLIRHAAERGA
- a CDS encoding ATP-binding protein codes for the protein MPPNEELDLFAAEAAPADGGSTTPPARPPGFRLERIELLNWGTFHGEVQVFDAAGGWALLVGDNGSGKSTAIDALRTLLVPPRFLNYNDASGDGRRPGARDRTRRSYVRGAWASTSTTDSTAATTTFLREPGVLTVIAATFIDPRRGAHATLAQILWEHGDQIREIYATAPGRRSLRDLVGTHANTHEIRRAARRAGWLLEDSFAAYAERFRGLLHIPGEKALEVFNRAIGMKEVGDIDAFVRQFMLPAADTYPFIRDTLQPHYRTLLDCWSAIERAEKQATLLRPIAEAATRIESGETRIEGWRRLQEHARPWFAHRHLALLREHAAGLAASLAAGESLRARVSDTLSTRRAERDEVNAAIAGSDAGARLQAIRRELEQAEQALQRARHRRSQLDRPATLLGAAPALTSAAAFLAARPGWETQAADEVRAATAADDARAAHQHEQLLALGILRDKQEELESVERHRVNIPREFLGLRARLAAAVGANPEQMPFAGELIEVREDYAAWTGAIERLLRGFGLSLLVPEALYRRAAEYINTTALGLRLVFHRVPAAPVAAPALSADRVPGRLEFRTEHPLHLWVAAELVRRFNHRCCDSIAELESVDHGLTREGLVRDRTRHTKDDARSIDDPGARILGWSTERKIAALRRQIVETEARARAAGEAAAAQARAAGTARERAEAARALLAIADFAEIDPARWQAEILRLQTERQELERSSDQLRTLQSRLRELDAAIAAADRELQAHLAAISRLQEKLEQCRQRMAARERLLETAADFDPAAVAEAFAELAADLPALDLDNAEELTQRAQSSLQGRISNEQRKVNEATATLVAGQSAFLGEFPEYRQTLDIGAAYAASYAAVLARIERDDLPQHRERFEHYLNENLVGDLLMLERRLADHQEALEERIAEINQALRGIDYSDSTYVELRLTARPHVEVADFRRALKSCFEHGIAPAPEERLRIFERVRSLLEQFQRDPEGTQRITDVRQWFAAAVRELRRADGAEVNYYAATTGKSGGQKARLAFTILASALAAQYGLSTAADDAPNFRLVVIDEAFSRTDETNSTRAMELFARLGFQVVIVGPFDAKAKLAVPFVQTIHLAANPAGNASRLVSLTREQLDEAAPAHAPTA
- a CDS encoding DUF3322 and DUF2220 domain-containing protein, which produces MKTRRSSRIHQSAPPRSARMLDPADILAAARRKWPAALRALATGDSIFPLQIPFGRPRPTADFAALKREIEALAAADVAWTIAWETIETRRWGRQRWPMRVSFATLDDLAAALGTTRELTAVRTALAEARAVCAPLEPWLQTRAHRIPEHLDAWSSLVSVCAWFDAHPRPECFPRQVPVADIDTKFIETHTGILRELLDVVLGDRINAAGTTFAQRFHLRTEPAVVRFRFLDDTLRAAGGWPVTEATIPAHAFAALPWSIPRVLVVENRDVFLCLPPVPRTLAIFGAGKAAALLPACAWLHRADVVYWGDCDEAGYGILSALRAAFPHTRSLLMDEPAWTRWRHLAGPGRRDPAATHTHLTATEAAVLREVQHGPLLLEQERIPPAGAEAAILAAFQGLPSLGG